One Bombus huntii isolate Logan2020A chromosome 12, iyBomHunt1.1, whole genome shotgun sequence DNA segment encodes these proteins:
- the LOC126871642 gene encoding FACT complex subunit Ssrp1 isoform X2, with the protein MRNLFSTSTLHQFLVLNCKVFSKMDFLEYTDVIAEVKGAMTPGRLKLTDQHLIFKNQKTGKVEQISASDMEMVNYQKFIGTWGLRIFLKNGTLHRFRGFKEGDQEKIAKFFLQNYKKDMLEKELSLKGWNWGTARFNGSVLSFDVGHHTAFEIPLYDVSQCNTGKNEVTLEFHQNDDAPVSLMEMRFHIPISDSADQDPVEAFHQQVMEKASVISVSGDAIAIFREIQCLTPRGRYDIKIFQSFFQLHGKTFDYKIPMSTVLRLFLLPHKDNRQMYFVVSLDPPIKQGQTRYHYLVLLFNQEEETSIELPFSEKELKEKYEDKLPKELSGPTYEVLGKVMKVIINRKLTGPGNFISHSGTLAISCSFKAAAGYLYPLERGFIYVHKPPIHIRFEEIASVNFARGGGSTRSFDFEIELTSGVVHTFSSIEKEEYGKLFDFITSKKLRVKNRGKSDKLNYDNDFGDSDQEDEPDAYLARVKAEAQERDAEENQDSEEESTDEDFNPNQDESDVAEEYDSNPNSSESENESDASGKSQKKEKKEKREKKPKSAKTSEKPRKPRKQKKEKDANKPKRPPTAFMIWLNSARERIKAENPGIAVTEIAKKGGEMWRELKDKSEWEQKAAKAKKEYTASMKEYEASGGGGGDKEKISEKKEKGEKKRKESKKESPSKLMTGTSFKSKEYISDDESSSDEDNKKSEKKASDEDSDGGKEKKSGDKRSAEDDDKKLKKKRKEESEGSDEEPIESTPPSSEAESKDSD; encoded by the exons AtgagaaatttgttttctaCATCGACCTTGCATCAGTTTCTCGTTTTGAATTGTaaa gTGTTTTCAAAAATGGATTTTTTAGAATATACTGATGTGATTGCAGAAGTTAAAGGAGCTatg ACTCCTGGGCGATTGAAGCTTACAGACCAACatttgatttttaaaaatcaaaaGACAGGCAAAGTAGAACAAATTTCAGCATCGGATATGGAAATGgtaaattatcaaaaattcATTGGTACCTGGGGTCTTCGAATATTTCTCAAAAATGGAACTCTACATAGGTTTCGTGGATTCAAGGAAGGT gatcaagaaaaaattgcaaaattctTCCTACAAAACTATAAAAAAGATATGCTAGAAAAGGAACTTAGCCTAAAAGGTTGGAATTGGGGTACAGCTAGGTTTAATGGTTCTGTATTAAGTTTTGATGTTGGTCATCATACTGCTTTTGAAATTCCATTGTACGATGTGTCTCAATGTAACACTGGTAAGAATGAAGTCACATTGGAATTCCATCAG AATGATGATGCTCCTGTGAGTTTAATGGAAATGAGATTTCATATCCCTATTAGTGACAGCGCAGATCAAGATCCAGTAGAAGCATTTCATCAGCAAGTTATGGAAAAAGCATCTGTCATCAGTGTCAGTGGAGATGCTATTGCAATATTTCGAGAGATTCAATGTCTTACACCACg TGGTCGTTATGATATAAAGATATTCCAATCATTTTTCCAATTACATGGTAAAACTTTTGATTACAAGATTCCAATGTCAACTGTTTTAAGGCTATTTCTTTTACCACATAAGGACAATAGGCAAATGTATTTTGTG GTCAGTTTAGATCCACCAATTAAACAGGGTCAAACCCGTTATCAttatttagtattattattcAATCAAGAAGAAGAAACTTCAATTGAATTACCTTTTTCTGA aaaagaattaaaagaaaaatatgaagatAAATTACCAAAAGAATTATCTGGACCAACTTATGAAGTTTTAGGAAAAGTAATGAAAGTTATTATTAATAGAAAACTTACTGGACCTGGAAATTTCATTAG tCATTCTGGAACACTTGCAATCAGTTGTTCATTTAAAGCAGCTGCAGGTTATTTATATCCTTTAGAAAGAGGTTTTATTTACGTTCATAAACCACCAATCCATATACGTTTTGAAGAAATTGCGTCAGTAAATTTCGCCCGTGGTGGTGGTTCTACAAGATCATTTGATTTTGAAATTGAATTGACTAGCGGTGTTGTTCATACATTCAGTAGTATAGAAAAGGAGGAGTATGGAAAACTTTTTGACTTTATTACTTCCAAAAAATTACGGGTTAAAAATAGAGGCAAGAGT GACAAATTGAATTATGACAATGACTTTGGAGATAGCGATCAAGAAGATGAGCCAGATGCGTATTTGGCAAGAGTTAAAGCAGAAGCACAGGAAAGAGATGCAGAGGAAAATCAGGATTCTGAGGAAGAGTCTACCGATGAAGATTTTAATCCGAATCAG GACGAGAGTGATGTGGCAGAAGAATATGACAGTAATCCAAATAGTTCAGAAAGTGAAAATGAATCGGATGCTTCAGGAAAAAGtcaaaagaaagagaagaaagaaaaaagagaaaagaaaccAAAGTCAGCTAAAACC TCAGAGAAGCCAAGAAAACCTAGAAaacagaagaaagaaaaagatgcaAATAAACCTAAGAGACCGCCAACTGCATTTATGATATGGTTAAACAGTGCTCGAGAAAGAATTAAAGCAGAAAATCCTGGAATTGCTGTTACAGAAATTGCAAAGAAAGGAGGTGAAATGTGGAGGGAACTAAAAGATAAATCT GAATGGGAACAAAAAGCAGCAAAGGCAAAGAAAGAGTACACTGCATCAATGAAAGAATATGAAGCTAGTGGCGGAGGAGGTGGCGATAAGGAAAAGATatcagaaaagaaagaaaagggagagaagaagaggaaagagagTAAAAAAGAATCTCCCAGTAAGCTTATGACCGGAACCAGTTTCAAAAGTAAAGAATATATTAGTGATGATGAAAGCAGTAGCGATGAAGATAATAAG aAATCAGAAAAGAAGGCTTCGGATGAAGACAGTGACGGAggtaaagaaaagaaaagcgGAGATAAACGGAGTGCg GAGGATGACGACAAGAAgttgaagaagaaaaggaaagaagaatcCGAGGGTAGTGATGAAGAACCTATTGAAAGTACTCCACCTTCTAGTGAGGCTGAATCTAAAGACAgtgattaa
- the LOC126871642 gene encoding FACT complex subunit Ssrp1 isoform X3, producing the protein MDFLEYTDVIAEVKGAMTPGRLKLTDQHLIFKNQKTGKVEQISASDMEMVNYQKFIGTWGLRIFLKNGTLHRFRGFKEGDQEKIAKFFLQNYKKDMLEKELSLKGWNWGTARFNGSVLSFDVGHHTAFEIPLYDVSQCNTGKNEVTLEFHQNDDAPVSLMEMRFHIPISDSADQDPVEAFHQQVMEKASVISVSGDAIAIFREIQCLTPRGRYDIKIFQSFFQLHGKTFDYKIPMSTVLRLFLLPHKDNRQMYFVVSLDPPIKQGQTRYHYLVLLFNQEEETSIELPFSEKELKEKYEDKLPKELSGPTYEVLGKVMKVIINRKLTGPGNFISHSGTLAISCSFKAAAGYLYPLERGFIYVHKPPIHIRFEEIASVNFARGGGSTRSFDFEIELTSGVVHTFSSIEKEEYGKLFDFITSKKLRVKNRGKSDKLNYDNDFGDSDQEDEPDAYLARVKAEAQERDAEENQDSEEESTDEDFNPNQDESDVAEEYDSNPNSSESENESDASGKSQKKEKKEKREKKPKSAKTVSEKPRKPRKQKKEKDANKPKRPPTAFMIWLNSARERIKAENPGIAVTEIAKKGGEMWRELKDKSEWEQKAAKAKKEYTASMKEYEASGGGGGDKEKISEKKEKGEKKRKESKKESPSKLMTGTSFKSKEYISDDESSSDEDNKKSEKKASDEDSDGGKEKKSGDKRSAEDDDKKLKKKRKEESEGSDEEPIESTPPSSEAESKDSD; encoded by the exons ATGGATTTTTTAGAATATACTGATGTGATTGCAGAAGTTAAAGGAGCTatg ACTCCTGGGCGATTGAAGCTTACAGACCAACatttgatttttaaaaatcaaaaGACAGGCAAAGTAGAACAAATTTCAGCATCGGATATGGAAATGgtaaattatcaaaaattcATTGGTACCTGGGGTCTTCGAATATTTCTCAAAAATGGAACTCTACATAGGTTTCGTGGATTCAAGGAAGGT gatcaagaaaaaattgcaaaattctTCCTACAAAACTATAAAAAAGATATGCTAGAAAAGGAACTTAGCCTAAAAGGTTGGAATTGGGGTACAGCTAGGTTTAATGGTTCTGTATTAAGTTTTGATGTTGGTCATCATACTGCTTTTGAAATTCCATTGTACGATGTGTCTCAATGTAACACTGGTAAGAATGAAGTCACATTGGAATTCCATCAG AATGATGATGCTCCTGTGAGTTTAATGGAAATGAGATTTCATATCCCTATTAGTGACAGCGCAGATCAAGATCCAGTAGAAGCATTTCATCAGCAAGTTATGGAAAAAGCATCTGTCATCAGTGTCAGTGGAGATGCTATTGCAATATTTCGAGAGATTCAATGTCTTACACCACg TGGTCGTTATGATATAAAGATATTCCAATCATTTTTCCAATTACATGGTAAAACTTTTGATTACAAGATTCCAATGTCAACTGTTTTAAGGCTATTTCTTTTACCACATAAGGACAATAGGCAAATGTATTTTGTG GTCAGTTTAGATCCACCAATTAAACAGGGTCAAACCCGTTATCAttatttagtattattattcAATCAAGAAGAAGAAACTTCAATTGAATTACCTTTTTCTGA aaaagaattaaaagaaaaatatgaagatAAATTACCAAAAGAATTATCTGGACCAACTTATGAAGTTTTAGGAAAAGTAATGAAAGTTATTATTAATAGAAAACTTACTGGACCTGGAAATTTCATTAG tCATTCTGGAACACTTGCAATCAGTTGTTCATTTAAAGCAGCTGCAGGTTATTTATATCCTTTAGAAAGAGGTTTTATTTACGTTCATAAACCACCAATCCATATACGTTTTGAAGAAATTGCGTCAGTAAATTTCGCCCGTGGTGGTGGTTCTACAAGATCATTTGATTTTGAAATTGAATTGACTAGCGGTGTTGTTCATACATTCAGTAGTATAGAAAAGGAGGAGTATGGAAAACTTTTTGACTTTATTACTTCCAAAAAATTACGGGTTAAAAATAGAGGCAAGAGT GACAAATTGAATTATGACAATGACTTTGGAGATAGCGATCAAGAAGATGAGCCAGATGCGTATTTGGCAAGAGTTAAAGCAGAAGCACAGGAAAGAGATGCAGAGGAAAATCAGGATTCTGAGGAAGAGTCTACCGATGAAGATTTTAATCCGAATCAG GACGAGAGTGATGTGGCAGAAGAATATGACAGTAATCCAAATAGTTCAGAAAGTGAAAATGAATCGGATGCTTCAGGAAAAAGtcaaaagaaagagaagaaagaaaaaagagaaaagaaaccAAAGTCAGCTAAAACCGTG TCAGAGAAGCCAAGAAAACCTAGAAaacagaagaaagaaaaagatgcaAATAAACCTAAGAGACCGCCAACTGCATTTATGATATGGTTAAACAGTGCTCGAGAAAGAATTAAAGCAGAAAATCCTGGAATTGCTGTTACAGAAATTGCAAAGAAAGGAGGTGAAATGTGGAGGGAACTAAAAGATAAATCT GAATGGGAACAAAAAGCAGCAAAGGCAAAGAAAGAGTACACTGCATCAATGAAAGAATATGAAGCTAGTGGCGGAGGAGGTGGCGATAAGGAAAAGATatcagaaaagaaagaaaagggagagaagaagaggaaagagagTAAAAAAGAATCTCCCAGTAAGCTTATGACCGGAACCAGTTTCAAAAGTAAAGAATATATTAGTGATGATGAAAGCAGTAGCGATGAAGATAATAAG aAATCAGAAAAGAAGGCTTCGGATGAAGACAGTGACGGAggtaaagaaaagaaaagcgGAGATAAACGGAGTGCg GAGGATGACGACAAGAAgttgaagaagaaaaggaaagaagaatcCGAGGGTAGTGATGAAGAACCTATTGAAAGTACTCCACCTTCTAGTGAGGCTGAATCTAAAGACAgtgattaa
- the LOC126871642 gene encoding FACT complex subunit Ssrp1 isoform X1 — protein sequence MRNLFSTSTLHQFLVLNCKVFSKMDFLEYTDVIAEVKGAMTPGRLKLTDQHLIFKNQKTGKVEQISASDMEMVNYQKFIGTWGLRIFLKNGTLHRFRGFKEGDQEKIAKFFLQNYKKDMLEKELSLKGWNWGTARFNGSVLSFDVGHHTAFEIPLYDVSQCNTGKNEVTLEFHQNDDAPVSLMEMRFHIPISDSADQDPVEAFHQQVMEKASVISVSGDAIAIFREIQCLTPRGRYDIKIFQSFFQLHGKTFDYKIPMSTVLRLFLLPHKDNRQMYFVVSLDPPIKQGQTRYHYLVLLFNQEEETSIELPFSEKELKEKYEDKLPKELSGPTYEVLGKVMKVIINRKLTGPGNFISHSGTLAISCSFKAAAGYLYPLERGFIYVHKPPIHIRFEEIASVNFARGGGSTRSFDFEIELTSGVVHTFSSIEKEEYGKLFDFITSKKLRVKNRGKSDKLNYDNDFGDSDQEDEPDAYLARVKAEAQERDAEENQDSEEESTDEDFNPNQDESDVAEEYDSNPNSSESENESDASGKSQKKEKKEKREKKPKSAKTVSEKPRKPRKQKKEKDANKPKRPPTAFMIWLNSARERIKAENPGIAVTEIAKKGGEMWRELKDKSEWEQKAAKAKKEYTASMKEYEASGGGGGDKEKISEKKEKGEKKRKESKKESPSKLMTGTSFKSKEYISDDESSSDEDNKKSEKKASDEDSDGGKEKKSGDKRSAEDDDKKLKKKRKEESEGSDEEPIESTPPSSEAESKDSD from the exons AtgagaaatttgttttctaCATCGACCTTGCATCAGTTTCTCGTTTTGAATTGTaaa gTGTTTTCAAAAATGGATTTTTTAGAATATACTGATGTGATTGCAGAAGTTAAAGGAGCTatg ACTCCTGGGCGATTGAAGCTTACAGACCAACatttgatttttaaaaatcaaaaGACAGGCAAAGTAGAACAAATTTCAGCATCGGATATGGAAATGgtaaattatcaaaaattcATTGGTACCTGGGGTCTTCGAATATTTCTCAAAAATGGAACTCTACATAGGTTTCGTGGATTCAAGGAAGGT gatcaagaaaaaattgcaaaattctTCCTACAAAACTATAAAAAAGATATGCTAGAAAAGGAACTTAGCCTAAAAGGTTGGAATTGGGGTACAGCTAGGTTTAATGGTTCTGTATTAAGTTTTGATGTTGGTCATCATACTGCTTTTGAAATTCCATTGTACGATGTGTCTCAATGTAACACTGGTAAGAATGAAGTCACATTGGAATTCCATCAG AATGATGATGCTCCTGTGAGTTTAATGGAAATGAGATTTCATATCCCTATTAGTGACAGCGCAGATCAAGATCCAGTAGAAGCATTTCATCAGCAAGTTATGGAAAAAGCATCTGTCATCAGTGTCAGTGGAGATGCTATTGCAATATTTCGAGAGATTCAATGTCTTACACCACg TGGTCGTTATGATATAAAGATATTCCAATCATTTTTCCAATTACATGGTAAAACTTTTGATTACAAGATTCCAATGTCAACTGTTTTAAGGCTATTTCTTTTACCACATAAGGACAATAGGCAAATGTATTTTGTG GTCAGTTTAGATCCACCAATTAAACAGGGTCAAACCCGTTATCAttatttagtattattattcAATCAAGAAGAAGAAACTTCAATTGAATTACCTTTTTCTGA aaaagaattaaaagaaaaatatgaagatAAATTACCAAAAGAATTATCTGGACCAACTTATGAAGTTTTAGGAAAAGTAATGAAAGTTATTATTAATAGAAAACTTACTGGACCTGGAAATTTCATTAG tCATTCTGGAACACTTGCAATCAGTTGTTCATTTAAAGCAGCTGCAGGTTATTTATATCCTTTAGAAAGAGGTTTTATTTACGTTCATAAACCACCAATCCATATACGTTTTGAAGAAATTGCGTCAGTAAATTTCGCCCGTGGTGGTGGTTCTACAAGATCATTTGATTTTGAAATTGAATTGACTAGCGGTGTTGTTCATACATTCAGTAGTATAGAAAAGGAGGAGTATGGAAAACTTTTTGACTTTATTACTTCCAAAAAATTACGGGTTAAAAATAGAGGCAAGAGT GACAAATTGAATTATGACAATGACTTTGGAGATAGCGATCAAGAAGATGAGCCAGATGCGTATTTGGCAAGAGTTAAAGCAGAAGCACAGGAAAGAGATGCAGAGGAAAATCAGGATTCTGAGGAAGAGTCTACCGATGAAGATTTTAATCCGAATCAG GACGAGAGTGATGTGGCAGAAGAATATGACAGTAATCCAAATAGTTCAGAAAGTGAAAATGAATCGGATGCTTCAGGAAAAAGtcaaaagaaagagaagaaagaaaaaagagaaaagaaaccAAAGTCAGCTAAAACCGTG TCAGAGAAGCCAAGAAAACCTAGAAaacagaagaaagaaaaagatgcaAATAAACCTAAGAGACCGCCAACTGCATTTATGATATGGTTAAACAGTGCTCGAGAAAGAATTAAAGCAGAAAATCCTGGAATTGCTGTTACAGAAATTGCAAAGAAAGGAGGTGAAATGTGGAGGGAACTAAAAGATAAATCT GAATGGGAACAAAAAGCAGCAAAGGCAAAGAAAGAGTACACTGCATCAATGAAAGAATATGAAGCTAGTGGCGGAGGAGGTGGCGATAAGGAAAAGATatcagaaaagaaagaaaagggagagaagaagaggaaagagagTAAAAAAGAATCTCCCAGTAAGCTTATGACCGGAACCAGTTTCAAAAGTAAAGAATATATTAGTGATGATGAAAGCAGTAGCGATGAAGATAATAAG aAATCAGAAAAGAAGGCTTCGGATGAAGACAGTGACGGAggtaaagaaaagaaaagcgGAGATAAACGGAGTGCg GAGGATGACGACAAGAAgttgaagaagaaaaggaaagaagaatcCGAGGGTAGTGATGAAGAACCTATTGAAAGTACTCCACCTTCTAGTGAGGCTGAATCTAAAGACAgtgattaa
- the LOC126871642 gene encoding FACT complex subunit Ssrp1 isoform X4, translating to MRNLFSTSTLHQFLVLNCKVFSKMDFLEYTDVIAEVKGAMTPGRLKLTDQHLIFKNQKTGKVEQISASDMEMVNYQKFIGTWGLRIFLKNGTLHRFRGFKEGDQEKIAKFFLQNYKKDMLEKELSLKGWNWGTARFNGSVLSFDVGHHTAFEIPLYDVSQCNTGKNEVTLEFHQNDDAPVSLMEMRFHIPISDSADQDPVEAFHQQVMEKASVISVSGDAIAIFREIQCLTPRGRYDIKIFQSFFQLHGKTFDYKIPMSTVLRLFLLPHKDNRQMYFVVSLDPPIKQGQTRYHYLVLLFNQEEETSIELPFSEKELKEKYEDKLPKELSGPTYEVLGKVMKVIINRKLTGPGNFISHSGTLAISCSFKAAAGYLYPLERGFIYVHKPPIHIRFEEIASVNFARGGGSTRSFDFEIELTSGVVHTFSSIEKEEYGKLFDFITSKKLRVKNRGKSDKLNYDNDFGDSDQEDEPDAYLARVKAEAQERDAEENQDSEEESTDEDFNPNQDESDVAEEYDSNPNSSESENESDASGKSQKKEKKEKREKKPKSAKTVSEKPRKPRKQKKEKDANKPKRPPTAFMIWLNSARERIKAENPGIAVTEIAKKGGEMWRELKDKSEWEQKAAKAKKEYTASMKEYEASGGGGGDKEKISEKKEKGEKKRKESKKESPSKLMTGTSFKSKEYISDDESSSDEDNKKSEKKASDEDSDGGKEKKSGDKRRG from the exons AtgagaaatttgttttctaCATCGACCTTGCATCAGTTTCTCGTTTTGAATTGTaaa gTGTTTTCAAAAATGGATTTTTTAGAATATACTGATGTGATTGCAGAAGTTAAAGGAGCTatg ACTCCTGGGCGATTGAAGCTTACAGACCAACatttgatttttaaaaatcaaaaGACAGGCAAAGTAGAACAAATTTCAGCATCGGATATGGAAATGgtaaattatcaaaaattcATTGGTACCTGGGGTCTTCGAATATTTCTCAAAAATGGAACTCTACATAGGTTTCGTGGATTCAAGGAAGGT gatcaagaaaaaattgcaaaattctTCCTACAAAACTATAAAAAAGATATGCTAGAAAAGGAACTTAGCCTAAAAGGTTGGAATTGGGGTACAGCTAGGTTTAATGGTTCTGTATTAAGTTTTGATGTTGGTCATCATACTGCTTTTGAAATTCCATTGTACGATGTGTCTCAATGTAACACTGGTAAGAATGAAGTCACATTGGAATTCCATCAG AATGATGATGCTCCTGTGAGTTTAATGGAAATGAGATTTCATATCCCTATTAGTGACAGCGCAGATCAAGATCCAGTAGAAGCATTTCATCAGCAAGTTATGGAAAAAGCATCTGTCATCAGTGTCAGTGGAGATGCTATTGCAATATTTCGAGAGATTCAATGTCTTACACCACg TGGTCGTTATGATATAAAGATATTCCAATCATTTTTCCAATTACATGGTAAAACTTTTGATTACAAGATTCCAATGTCAACTGTTTTAAGGCTATTTCTTTTACCACATAAGGACAATAGGCAAATGTATTTTGTG GTCAGTTTAGATCCACCAATTAAACAGGGTCAAACCCGTTATCAttatttagtattattattcAATCAAGAAGAAGAAACTTCAATTGAATTACCTTTTTCTGA aaaagaattaaaagaaaaatatgaagatAAATTACCAAAAGAATTATCTGGACCAACTTATGAAGTTTTAGGAAAAGTAATGAAAGTTATTATTAATAGAAAACTTACTGGACCTGGAAATTTCATTAG tCATTCTGGAACACTTGCAATCAGTTGTTCATTTAAAGCAGCTGCAGGTTATTTATATCCTTTAGAAAGAGGTTTTATTTACGTTCATAAACCACCAATCCATATACGTTTTGAAGAAATTGCGTCAGTAAATTTCGCCCGTGGTGGTGGTTCTACAAGATCATTTGATTTTGAAATTGAATTGACTAGCGGTGTTGTTCATACATTCAGTAGTATAGAAAAGGAGGAGTATGGAAAACTTTTTGACTTTATTACTTCCAAAAAATTACGGGTTAAAAATAGAGGCAAGAGT GACAAATTGAATTATGACAATGACTTTGGAGATAGCGATCAAGAAGATGAGCCAGATGCGTATTTGGCAAGAGTTAAAGCAGAAGCACAGGAAAGAGATGCAGAGGAAAATCAGGATTCTGAGGAAGAGTCTACCGATGAAGATTTTAATCCGAATCAG GACGAGAGTGATGTGGCAGAAGAATATGACAGTAATCCAAATAGTTCAGAAAGTGAAAATGAATCGGATGCTTCAGGAAAAAGtcaaaagaaagagaagaaagaaaaaagagaaaagaaaccAAAGTCAGCTAAAACCGTG TCAGAGAAGCCAAGAAAACCTAGAAaacagaagaaagaaaaagatgcaAATAAACCTAAGAGACCGCCAACTGCATTTATGATATGGTTAAACAGTGCTCGAGAAAGAATTAAAGCAGAAAATCCTGGAATTGCTGTTACAGAAATTGCAAAGAAAGGAGGTGAAATGTGGAGGGAACTAAAAGATAAATCT GAATGGGAACAAAAAGCAGCAAAGGCAAAGAAAGAGTACACTGCATCAATGAAAGAATATGAAGCTAGTGGCGGAGGAGGTGGCGATAAGGAAAAGATatcagaaaagaaagaaaagggagagaagaagaggaaagagagTAAAAAAGAATCTCCCAGTAAGCTTATGACCGGAACCAGTTTCAAAAGTAAAGAATATATTAGTGATGATGAAAGCAGTAGCGATGAAGATAATAAG aAATCAGAAAAGAAGGCTTCGGATGAAGACAGTGACGGAggtaaagaaaagaaaagcgGAGATAAACGGA GAGGATGA
- the LOC126871644 gene encoding uroporphyrinogen decarboxylase, which produces MAQTEFPPLKNDLILKAAKGEPTERVPIWIMRQAGRYLPEFQEIRSKHDFFSVCQTPALASEVTLQPIKRFDLDASIIFSDILVLPQAMGLTVEMVPGTGPILPKPLKDPTDLVRLVHPNVEKDLKYVGDAITLTRHKLEGEVPLIGFTGAPWTLMSYMIQGGGSSTMTKARQWLYKYSEDSHKLLQLITNVIIDYLVMQVKAGAQLLQVFESHSDFLNDELFEKYSFKYLKEISDKVRQRLKEENIPEVPMIAFPKGATMNSLEVLAKSKTYEVLGLDWNVNPIEARKRFGSEITLQGNLDPCALYASEQEIADRARDMAIKFGKTRYIANLGHGILPDIPITSVAAFIKGIHSV; this is translated from the exons ATGGCACAAACAGAATTTCCACcattaaaaaatgatttaattttaaaagctGCAAAAGGAGAACCCACAGAACGTGTTCCAATATGGATAATGCGTCAAGCAGGGAGATATCTTCCAGAGTTTCAAGAAATCAGATCAAAACATGACTTTTTCTCTGTTTGTCAAACACCAGCTTTAGCTTCTGAAGTTACTTTACAGCCTATAAAACGGTTTGATTTGGATGCTAGCATTATCTTTTCTGACATATTAGTTCTACCACAAGCAATGGGTTTAACTGTTGAAATGGTTCCTGGAAcg gGACCAATTTTACCCAAACCTTTGAAGGATCCAACAGATTTAGTTAGATTAGTTCATCCAAATGTAGAAAAGGATTTAAAATATGTAGGAGACGCCATAACTTTAACAAGACATAAATTAGAGGGAGAAGTACCATTGATTGGCTTTACTGGTGCACCA tGGACATTAATGAGCTACATGATCCAAGGTGGAGGTAGTTCAACAATGACAAAGGCACGACAATGGTTATATAAGTATTCAGAAGACTCTCACAAACtcttacaacttattacgaaTGTCATCATTGATTACCTTGTAATGCAAGTAAAAGCTGGAGCACAG TTATTGCAAGTATTTGAAAGTCATAGTGATTTCCTTAATGACGAATTATTTGAAAAGTAttcgtttaaatatttgaaagaaattagCGACAAAGTGAGACAGCGAttgaaggaagaaaatattccTGAAGTGCCAATG ATTGCTTTTCCTAAAGGTGCAACTATGAATTCCTTAGAAGTGTTGGCAAAGTCTAAAACTTATGAAGTATTGGGTTTAGATTGGAATGTTAATCCTATAGAAGCAAGAAAAAGATTTGGTTCTGAAATTACTTTGCAAGGAAATTTAGATCCATGTGCATTATATGCCTCTGAg CAAGAAATAGCCGATCGTGCTCGAGACATGGCAATAAAATTCGGCAAAACTCGATATATAGCGAATTTGGGACATGGTATTCTACCAGATATACCAATAACGTCAGTTGCAGCTTTTATCAAAGGGATTCATTCAGTGTAA
- the LOC126871648 gene encoding eukaryotic translation initiation factor 5A — protein MADIEDTHFETGDSGASVTYPMQCSALRKNGFVMLKSRPCKIVEMSTSKTGKHGHAKVHLVGIDIFTSKKYEDICPSTHNMDVPFVKREDYQLADISDDGYLCLMADNGELREDLKIPDGELGTQLRADHEAGKELLCTVLKACGEEVVIAIKTNTAIDK, from the exons ATGGCAGACATAGAGGATACTCACTTTGAGACTGGAGACTCTGGTGCTTCTGTAACATACCCGATGCAGTGTTCAGCTCTGCGTAAAAACGGGTTTGTCATGCTGAAATCTCGGCCGTGCAAAATTGTAGAAATGTCAACTTCTAAAACAGGAAAACATGGCCATGCCAAAGTACATCTTGTAGGCATTGACATTTTTACTTCAAAAAAATATGAGGACATTTGTCCATCTACGCACAATATGGATGTGCCATTTGTTAAGCGGGAAGATTATCAG CTAGCAGACATATCTGACGATGGCTACTTATGCCTGATGGCTGATAATGGTGAACTCCGTgaagatttaaaaattcctgatggtgaactGGGTACTCAGTTACGTGCTGATCATGAGGCTGGGAAAGAGCTTCTT tgCACTGTACTGAAGGCATGTGGTGAAGAAGTTGTGATTGCCATTAAAACTAACACTGCCATCGATAAATAA